The Humulus lupulus chromosome 4, drHumLupu1.1, whole genome shotgun sequence genome has a window encoding:
- the LOC133833151 gene encoding uncharacterized protein LOC133833151, protein MATKYIDGEGWVSKAAKDNYEKMMEIHDTLQSQSSTSASASSTIPREEDDIILVETIFGRRRGYQPGLGRRIRTRANCEVADVPQPTQPPPTAQDMQEVRERLRAIEEHLARIGGVSGSGSSQQGHGVDPTTPN, encoded by the exons ATGGCGACTAAGTACATAGACGGGGAAGGTTGGGTGAGCAAGGCAGCAAAGGATAACTAT GAAAAGATGATGGAGATACATGACACTCTGCAGTCACAATCATCTACGAGCGCTTCTGCTTCGAGTACTATCCCGAGAGAAGAGGATGACATTATTCTTGTTGAGACGATCTTTGGACGTCGTCGAGGCTATCAGCCGGGCCTTGGTCGTAGGATTCGCACGAGGGCGAATTGTGAAGTGGCTGATGTACCTCAACCAACCCAACCACCTCCTACCGCACAAGACATGCAAGAGGTGAGGGAGCGTCTCCGAGCCATAGAGGAGCACTTGGCTAGGATTGGTGGAGTCTCGGGATCTGGATCTTCTCAGCAAGGTCATGGTGTCGATCCTACAACACCTAATTAA